The Solenopsis invicta isolate M01_SB unplaced genomic scaffold, UNIL_Sinv_3.0 scaffold_258, whole genome shotgun sequence genome window below encodes:
- the LOC113005778 gene encoding uncharacterized protein LOC113005778, protein MFIKCGKVCPFEESTTIASACSRVYRKNFLQKNKIGIIPTGGYRWGQNQSHKAVSWLIWTECELGRVIAHAGHGRETRLPESVLINGYYEEINNGVTIKHVLQFHGCYWHGCTRCYTVNRNQGIGYDTMDARLERIQFITAKIIAAGYVLTEMWECDYERILKSREDMRMFLKNYPAISQPALNPRDAFYGGRTENVMSLYDVKDNEKIHYVDVCSFYPYICKTGIFPVRHPKIYVGEECHELTGPGVEIDKIEGFVYCSILSPRMLYHPVLPVRMHGKLMFALCRTCCENMCQTACTHENVADREFTGTWVVQEIRKAISVGYKLVNIYEIWQYEVTQYNPQSKESGHFTEYINTFLKIKQEASSWPSDCTYEESKRRYIKEYERAEGIKLDPEKICINPGLRAFSNYV, encoded by the coding sequence atgtttattaaatgtggTAAGGTTTGCCCTTTCGAGGAAAGTACCACAATAGCATCAGCCTGTTCACGCGTTTAtcgtaaaaattttcttcaaaaaaataaaattggtattatACCAACGGGCGGTTATCGTTGGGGTCAAAATCAATCGCATAAAGCTGTTTCTTGGTTGATTTGGACAGAGTGCGAATTGGGTCGTGTTATAGCTCACGCTGGACATGGTCGTGAGACACGATTACCCGAAAGTGTTTTAATTAACGGATATTATGAAGAAATCAATAACGGCGTGACGATTAAACATGTTTTGCAATTCCACGGTTGTTATTGGCATGGTTGTACCCGATGCTACACTGTAAATAGAAACCAAGGAATCGGTTATGATACAATGGATGCCCGTTTAGAACGTATTCAGTTTATTACAGCAAAAATTATAGCCGCTGGATATGTTTTAACAGAAATGTGGGAGTGCGATTATGaacgtattttaaaatctaGAGAGGATATgcgtatgtttttaaaaaattatccagCTATATCTCAGCCTGCGTTAAATCCCCGCGATGCTTTTTACGGTGGTCGTACAGAGAACGTGATGTCTCTTTACGATGTAAAGGATAATGAGAAGATACATTATGTCGATGTATGTTCTTTTTACCCATACATTTGTAAAACAGGTATATTTCCTGTAAGACATCCGAAAATATATGTCGGTGAAGAGTGTCACGAATTAACGGGTCCAGGTGtcgaaattgataaaatagaaGGATTCGTTTATTGTTCAATATTATCACCGCGTATGCTTTATCATCCTGTATTACCGGTGCGTATGCATggtaaattaatgtttgcttTATGTCGTACATGTTGCGAAAATATGTGTCAAACAGCGTGTACACACGAGAATGTTGCCGATCGCGAATTCACCGGTACGTGGGTAGTACAAGAAATACGCAAAGCTATAAGTGTTGGTTATAagcttgtaaatatttatgaaatttggcAATATGAGGTAACGCAATATAATCCCCAATCTAAGGAGAGTGGTCACTtcacagaatacattaatacttttttaaaaattaaacaagaagCTAGCAGTTGGCCTTCCGATTGCACCTATGAAGAGTCAAAAAGACGATACATAAAGGAATATGAGCGAGCGGAGGGTATTAAATTAGAtcctgaaaaaatatgtatcaatcCTGGTCTCCGAGCTTTTTCAAATTATGTTTGA
- the LOC105204996 gene encoding uncharacterized protein LOC105204996: MGSLPSTRITPSRAFSITGVDYAGPIITLVNKGRGRKTCKSYIALFVCFTTRAIHLEAVSELSTSAFMAALRRFVGRRGVPHKICSDNATNFIGAKRELAEIHKFVRTSIKETIGDALQQMHIEWTFIPPYSPHLGGIWEAGAKSCKYHLKRIMGNNLFTFEELTTALVQIEACLNSRPISPLSSDPSDLLPLTPGHFLIGGPLTSLPEVDLSHIKINRLDRWEAIQRAVQDFWQRWAAEYVANLQNRVKWRTTRENIKIDDLVLLQDDNLPSLKWKTGRVIDTHAGKDGLIRIVTVRTATGTTKRSIAKLCKLPVNDMSDEKD; the protein is encoded by the coding sequence ATGGGATCACTACCCAGTACAAGGATCACTCCGTCACGAGCATTCAGCATCACCGGTGTTGATTACGCTGGGCCCATCATTACACTAGTTAACAAGGGACGCGGTAGAAAAACTTGCAAATCCTATATAGCTTTATTCGTCTGCTTTACTACAAGAGCCATTCACTTGGAAGCAGTGAGCGAGTTATCTACATCAGCCTTTATGGCTGCGTTACGACGTTTTGTGGGACGAAGAGGAGTACCACACAAAATCTGCAGTGACAATGCCACTAATTTTATTGGAGCTAAACGTGAATTAGCTGAAATCCATAAATTCGTTCGCACATCTATTAAGGAAACCATTGGCGATGCTTTGCAACAAATGCACATTGAGTGGACATTCATCCCGCCTTATTCACCCCATCTAGGAGGAATATGGGAAGCAGGCGCGAAGAGTTGTAAATATCATTTGAAGAGAATAATGGGCAACAACTTGTTTACATTTGAAGAGTTGACAACCGCTTTAGTGCAAATTGAAGCTTGCCTAAACTCTAGGCCTATATCTCCATTGTCTTCTGATCCATCAGATTTGTTACCTTTAACTCCAGGACACTTCCTGATAGGAGGACCATTGACAAGTCTTCCCGAAGTTGATCTGTCACATATCAAAATCAATCGCCTCGACAGATGGGAAGCAATTCAGCGAGCAGTTCAAGACTTCTGGCAACGGTGGGCGGCAGAGTACGTGGCCAACCTTCAAAATCGTGTCAAATGGAGGACAACAAGAGAAAACATTAAGATTGATGATCTCGTATTATTACAAGATGATAATCTTCCCTCTTTGAAGTGGAAAACAGGACGAGTAATTGATACACATGCGGGTAAAGACGGTTTAATACGAATTGTTACTGTTCGTACAGCTACTGGCACCACCAAGAGATCCATTGCCAAGCTTTGTAAATTGCCCGTAAACGATATGTCAGATGAAAAAGATTAG
- the LOC105202500 gene encoding uncharacterized protein LOC105202500 — protein sequence MAEVVAKLRKTRGYVKAKLTRIRTQTSQIIDDKGRLDKEEAETRLERLEEIYREFEHVQQQLLERVDDLSEEDTAEEKAFEQKYFEVKSLLKRFTKVPSEGTESSSTNAIVQLLQQQSEIISQIGRGTQNEVSANSPSIENETLSAILSRQTKILNRVAMNANSTNPDTRVKLPTIKLPRFDGKIEEWKCFSDSFRSIIHDKANLSDIEKFQYLISSISGNAAKIIESIEMTSQNYRTAWELLEQRYDDPKSLKKKHIQCLFSIPVVAKESARILRELIDYTSRHLRVLKVLGLPTDSWDELILHMLKNKVDTRTLRAWGEEIETNDNPRLVDMMEFLKRRCQTIERIESRVIEKTERTNKDGDQRGKGAVVTGTKPNSSARSEVIKKTTLTTALESALFIPDRIKEVKRLWLCLNCLKNDHYIKTCKCGPCRECAKKHNTLCHMSQMERVLPAEPEPSIDSTGSESQSETNNRTIANNVSVHHSSSGGQRRLMATAVVEATQRNGNTIPVRVLLDSASEANFITKHTHNRLGLKCDRVSEVISCLNEIENKIHSSCDVQIKSKHSSFQLNAQCLIVSKITKYLPSVEIDHKKLQIPNNLNLADAEFFKPGAIDMLLGAEYFYDLMDNGKIELGEHQLILQNTKLGWIIAGSMQSDTSKNQVCNLNSLRVMICSLNPEESLNNNLEKFWKLEGYDDEKQITSVDEKRCEKLFEQTTARSSDGRFIVRLPFREGNKPIGNNRGIALKRLNQLERKFKGDNTFHDRYINFMQEYVKLGHMSIANEPIIDSENIVYLPHHEVVKE from the exons ATGGCAGAAGTTGTCGCCAAATTACGCAAGACACGTGGATACGTGAAGGCGAAACTTACGAGAATAAGAACACAAACGTCACAAATCATCGACGACAAAGGCAGACTCGACAAAGAGGAAGCTGAAACAAGATTGGAAAGGTTAGAGGAAATCTATCGAGAATTTGAGCATGTTCAACAACAGTTGTTAGAACGAGTAGACGACCTCTCCGAGGAGGACACGGCGGAGGAAAAAGCctttgaacaaaaatattttgaggtAAAGTCATTATTAAAGCGTTTTACAAAGGTGCCTTCAGAAGGTACTGAATCTAGTAGCACAAATGCTATCGTGCAATTGTTGCAACAACAATCTGAAATAATTTCGCAAATAGGGCGTGGCACACAAAACGAGGTGTCAGCCAACTCACCGTCAATTGAAAACGAAACGTTATCGGCCATACTGTCACGTCAAACAAAGATTCTCAATCGTGTGGCTATGAACGCAAATTCAACTAACCCAGACACTAGAGTCAAGTTACCTACAATTAAACTTCCGCGTTTTGATGGAAAAATAGAAGAATGGAAATGTTTTAGCGATAGTTTCCGTTCAATAATACACGATAAAGCTAACTTATCAGATATTGAAAAGTTTCAATACTTGATTTCGTCGATTTCGGGCAACGCCGCGAAAATTATAGAGTCTATAGAGATGACAAGTCAAAATTACAGAACGGCTTGGGAATTGTTAGAGCAAAGATACGATGACCCAAAGTCGTTAAAAAAGAAGCACAtacaatgtttattttcaataccTGTGGTAGCAAAGGAATCCGCGAGGATCCTTCGAGAGCTAATTGATTATACTTCCAGACATTTGCGAGTTTTGAAGGTGTTAGGTTTGCCCACTGATTCTTGGGATGAACTCATATTACATATGCTAAAAAACAAGGTTGATACAAGGACTCTTCGTGCATGGGGAGAGGAGATAGAGACAAATGACAATCCAAGGCTAGTCGACATGATGGAATTCTTAAAACGAAGATGTCAAACCATAGAGCGAATCGAATCTAGAGTAATCGAAAAAACAGAACGCACTAACAAGGACGGTGATCAGAGAGGTAAAGGTGCCGTAGTGACTGGTACAAAACCAAATTCTTCTGCAAGGAGTGAGGTTATTAAAAAGACGACTCTAACCACCGCATTAGAGTCAG CTTTATTCATACCTGATCGTATCAAAGAGGTCAAACGATTATGGTTATGCTTGAACTGCCTAAAAAATGATCATTACATCAAGACGTGTAAATGTGGTCCTTGCCGTGAATGTGCCAAAAAACACAACACGTTGTGTCACATGTCACAAATGGAAAGGGTTTTGCCAGCTGAACCAGAGCCGTCAATTGATTCAACAGGTTCAGAGTCTCAGTCAGAAACAAATAATAGAACAATAGCCAATAATGTAAGCGTTCATCATTCTTCAAGTGGTGGACAGAGACGTCTCATGGCTACAGCAGTGGTTGAAGCGACTCAACGCAATGGTAACACCATACCCGTCCGCGTACTGCTTGATAGTGCAAGCGAAGCTAACTTCATTACAAAACATACGCACAATAGATTAGGATTAAAATGCGATAGAGTATCAGAAGTTATCTCTTGTCTAAATGAGATAGAGAATAAGATTCATAGTTCATGCGATGTACAAATCAAGTCCAAACATTCTAGCTTTCAGTTAAACGCTCAATGTTTAATCGTATCTAAAATTACCAAATACTTGCCATCCGTAGAAATAGATCATAAGAAATTGCAAATTCCAAACAATCTCAATTTAGCCGATGCTGAGTTCTTCAAACCTGGCGCAATAGACATGCTACTCGGCGCAGAATATTTTTATGACTTAATGGATAATGGGAAAATTGAACTAGGAGaacatcaattaattttgcaaaatactaAACTAGGGTGGATAATTGCTGGTTCAATGCAGTCTGACACATCAAAGAATCAAGTTTGCAATTTGAATTCCTTAAGAGTAATGATATGTTCACTAAATCCCGAGGagtcattaaataataatttagagaaaTTTTGGAAGCTAGAAGGTTACGACgatgaaaaacaaattacatCTGTCGACGAAAAACGTTGCGAAAAACTTTTCGAACAAACTACCGCGCGATCAAGCGATGGGAGATTTATAGTCAGATTGCCATTCCGTGAAGGGAATAAGCCTATCGGTAACAATAGAGGCATAGCTTTAAAACGACTAAATCAATTAGAACGTAAGTTCAAAGGCGACAACACATTTCATGACAGATACATTAATTTCATGCAAGAATACGTTAAGCTAGGACACATGTCTATTGCGAATGAACCTATTATTGATTCAGAAAACATTGTTTACCTACCGCATCATGAAGTAGTTAAGGAATAA